A window of Fusarium oxysporum Fo47 chromosome II, complete sequence genomic DNA:
CAGTCCTCTACCGCAAGCATCTCAAGCTCAATCCTGAATTATCGCCGCGAGAACGGTAGGACCTATCATGCCTACAAAGATGGAAGTAAGACTCCTGAATCTCAAAGTTGAAACTCAGATGCTAACTACCCAAACAAGAATATGCTTTGCCAAatgatgaggctgaaaaTGAGAGACTTGGTACGATAGCCACCTTGAAAGAGGGGGTCACAGATGCTGATCACCAAAGACCTTCAACATAACCTGTTTCTCCTCACCTTTGATGATAAGCTCGGCCTAGCCCCGCCAAACAAACCTGATGCCAAGGTCAAACATGTTCTAGATATCGGGACAGGTACTGGCATCTGGGCTATCGATTATGCGGATGAGCACCCTGAAGCTCAGGTAATTATGTCCTCTCAAGCCGACTGACAGTCAGCTAACGCAATCTCTTCAGGTCACTGGGGTTGATCTATCGCCAATTCAACCAGACTTGTATGGCTGGGTATGAGACTGAGAGAGCATTTTGCTAATGAGTATAGCGTCCCGCCGAACGTGAACTTTGTTatcgatgatatcgaggatGAATGGACTTATAGCCAGCCATTTGACTATATCCATAGTCGTGTCATGACATCTTGCATCGCAGACTGGGGCGACTATCTGACCAAGTGTTTCAGGTAAGAATCGGTTAGGATATTCAGGTCCCACGCTTACATGTCCAGCAACCTTGTCCCTGGTGGCTATCTCGAAATCCAAGAAGTTGACATAAACATCAAATCCGATGACGGAAGCCTCAGCCCAGATAACATCATGCTCAAGTCTCTGGCCCTGTTGAATGAAGCGTCTGTCATGTTTGGCCGACCATACCTGGATATCCTATCTCTCGTGGACATCATGAAAAACGTCGGCTTTaaagatgttgttgttgagaagttcaAGTGGCCCATCAACTCTTGGCCCCGAGATAAGAAGGCCAAGTTGCTTGGAAGTTGGTGCTATACTAATATGGCTTGCGGTCTTGAGGCCTTCACTATGGCACCGTTGACTCGTGCTCACGGATGGACACCTGAGGAAGTCAATCTCTGGCTGGTCCATCAACGGAAGGCGATGGCTGATAGGAATACTCATGCTTATTGGCCGCTGTAAGTTAATTTTACACCATCATTAAGAGGACATATCTGACTAGAGGCTAGTTATTCTATCTATGGAAGGAAACCATATAAGGAGGACTGATCGATGTTGCTGGCTATTGCTAAGCCTACAGGCTGGCCCAGCTtctaatattaaataagggTGTTAAAATAAAATGGTCTAAAGGTTTACTAGCATATACTGAACTCACCTAAGTCTTTTGGTCATTTAGGATAGAGATCCTCAGtttttcttgcctcccctaggCTGGATAGAATGGTTTCCATCAACTGTATAAGTCGGCTTTAGCCAGGTAGTGTTAGCGCTGGGCGGAATTCCGCCTGGTGGGGCTGCAATGGGGATAAAGTCAACCAAATCGAGACATTCTCATCCATAGAAACATTCACTTACACACATCAATCTCACTAAACCCATACAATGTCCGCCACCCAACTTACAAAAGTTGCCATCTTTGGCGTAAGAAACCCACGTTATGAATACTTCATCCACTAACACAGCTAGGCCTCTGGCAACTTCGGCACCCCCATCACTGTCGCTCTCACCAAAGCCGGCTTCAACATTACCATCATCACCCGAAATGAATCCAAGTCCACATTTCCGGATGGCATCCCTGTAATCAGAATAGACTATACTCTAGATGCACTCACCCAAGCGCTGTCTGGTCAAGACGCGGTTGTATGCGTTGTCGGTCCAGCAGGCATCACTCTGCAAGCCACGATGATCGACGCTGCTCTCGCCGCTGGTGTCAAACGCTTCATCGTTGACGACTACGGCTGGGGCCCTGAGTTCAGAAGTTACCCTGAATTCGAAGGAGTGCGCGCCCAACGAACTGTTGGTGTCGATCGCGCAAAAGAACATGCTGCTGCGAACCCCAACTTCACTTGGACCAGTATCGCGACTGGCAATCCCATTGACTGGGCGCTAAAGCGGTTCCCTACCATGGGGTTCGACATCAAAAATCGCAATGCAATCATCTATGATAGGGGCGAAGAGTACTTCACTGGAACCACTCTTGAAGGCATAGGTCAGTCGGTAGTTGGAGTCCTTCAGCACCCAGAAGAAACAGTGAATCACCACGTCAAAGTGCTCTCCATCAAAACATGTCAAAACGAGCTACTGGAAGCTTTTCAGGAGGGAACAGGAAGTGAATGGGATGTCCAGAGACGAACAAGCCGTGAGCTTATAGATGGAGCGCGAAAGAAGCGTGACAATGGCGAAGGTGGTTGGATCCTTGACTTAGCTGTCGCTCAGTTGTATGAGGCAGCTGAGGGAGGGAAAGCTCGCTGTATTGTTGCGCCGTCGTGGGAAGAGTCGGATTCCGGGTTACTTGGGGTTACTAAAGAAACACCTAAAAGCATTATCGCTTCCGTTCTGGACGGTATTTGATCGATAGTTGTATGTTCTAGAACATCACTATTACATTTATTATTGACCATAAATATAACTCTGAATTCACTTTGCCAATTCATCTCTGAGAAGCAGATCACTCCCGCCGGCTGCCTGTTTATGCCCCGCCAAGGTCACCCTAAAGTCCCACATATCTTTAGAAGAGTTTTAGGGCACAACCACCAAAATACCCCGCGAAATCCCATCTGCTTGCGAAGCTGCTGTTTCTTTCCCATTAGAAACATTGCAAGTTCACTCGATTGCAAGCACAGAACATCCTCCACTAGGGCCCAGTCGCTGCTCTACTCTCATATCACGACTGAATTGAAGACTTCATATAAGCTCAGTAAGAAACCACGTCCTCTTAAATTACCTTCATAGAGTAGATGCTAGCAAATAATTCAGGGTGTCCAGCTTCAGAGAAATGGCAGGTATGACCAGTAACTGCAATCCAACCTGTTTGCCAGAGGATGGTACAGATAAAAGCAAGGCCAAAGCAAGATATCTATGGCTAATCCATTTATTAAGAGAGTTAaaaataattttaaaaaCTATTAAAATGAAcattttattttctaaggCTATATAAGCTACCTCTACATCGAAGCTTTCGCCAGCGGGTAACCGCTGGCCTATGGTCACATTGAAACGATACAGAGAAGATGTAGGTGTTCTTCCCCCCTAAGTTCCAGCGTTCGAGCACTCCCTAACATCTCTATAGTAGCATGGCCCCTGCACTAAGGATGACACATGTAATCAAAGAGACGCAAACCATTTTTTTTAAATCatttttataacttttagGTATTAATTATCACTGAACCAAGGACACTGGAGTGTCTCGCTTAAAGAGATTTCGCCAGAATCCTAAGTGCGCGGTCGCGTAATAAAGATGATGGCTGCCTGGGGTGGCTTATACCATGCCGCGTACCGAAACGTGTACCCCGTTGTTTATGAACCTGTAGTCTGTCGCCCCCAAGGCTCAAGAGACTTATATGTTATGATATTTCAGTTTAATATATTCTTACATTAAGTTATAGTAGGCTCATAGGACGGAATTGAGTGCCATGTCCTGATGGTTCTAAGTAATGATCCTAAGCACATTGGTTAAAGCAAAGGCTCGATCTTAGACTACAGTCAATGCCAGTACTAAGCATGTTCGCGGAACGATGTTTTAATATGTTTATCACATTGACCTTCTTGCTCTAATAAAATACCTTGACCCTTTATTGTTTTTCATATAATATGCAATCATGCCTTTAACAGTCTTTTCGCCTATCGATCATTACTTAAACCTATTAAAAATCCTGTCTTTGAACTCTGTTGCTATTGAGTGCTAAATAGAGCAGACGCATAGATGTGCAAGCTCAAAGACGGTTCTTCGTAAGCAGTGTTCGCTCTTGAAACGgctccttgatgttgggtcGACGACATATAGTTACATAGCGTGTGAGGAAACCCTGGAGATCAATGAAGGGCTTGTTTCACTGTAGCTAGAAAGTCGAGTTGAAGTACAGTAAGAGTGCGACGCGGGACGGGCCGCCAGGAGGGTTACGGTGGAATCTTGAATCCGTTTTGGGATGGCTTCACAGCCTTATGCAATGACCTGGTCCTGAAGACAGGCTTGGTGGTTCTGATGCGATCGCTCTCTCACCTTAAAGACAAGGCTGAAAGAGCGAGCATCGTAAACGAAACCAATGACGTATAACAGATCGCTGCCTAGCAAAATGTGTAAAGATCAACCATTTCTATTACTCACCCAGACAACAAAACAGTCACAAATGATGGTCACGTTGCAAAATAAGCCCCCAATGCGAGTGGATTGCGGGGAGAATTACAAGACATACGGTGAAACCATTCAATGAGCAAGTGTCTCAGGCTGAACGCCTCCCGTTTGATGACGAGGGTTTAACGACGCATCGAGGCTGACGTTCGTTGACCATTATTTTATGTACTTGGAATCTTTGTAATTGGCATTTCAAGTCCTGAAAATGCCGTCTTCCGAACTCTCAGTCGATAGCCAAGAAATAGCCCCAGAATTGCTACAACACAGCCTAAACATCGCCCTACCACGCAGCTCAGCCTTACCAACAGAGGCATGGTATAATATGCACCGTAAGCAGCAAATGCAACCAGATCCTCCTTTCATTTTCGAACCCTTACAGGGATTATTGTTCGGACTTTTTTGATACCTCAGTCTTTGATCATTCGTTTTGGCCCCCGCTGAGTTGGTTACGAGTCATAGCGTGAAggcttccatctcagcctGATTTCTGAAACGCCAACCGTCTTTTATATTTACCTCTCTTCTGCGCCATAACTTCTTTCATTCTAGTCTCTTTTTTATTTGTAAAGATCGTCTGCAGGACCGTCAAGGCATCATGGCGGTCcgcaaagacaaagacacaGCGGAAGCACAGTTTTCGCAAATCCTCGACGATGCTAGCAAGCTGTACTCCTCCGACTCCAAGGACAAACTCGGCGATTTTCTTAACCCGCCTATAAACAACCTCACAGACCTGATCAAACAAGTTGACAAGCAGAATGATCAGTTTACTAAATTCCGCGAAAAGCGGCAGTCGATCTTTAGCGCTATGGCGGCATGCCTTACTCCCGTTGAAGTCATCGGTGAGATTGTGAGCGGCGCTGCGGCAGACTCATTTGCGCCGGCGGAGGGAATCTTTGGCGCTGTTGCGTATCTCATTGGAGCAGCGAGAGATGTTTCTTCGGCGTACGATACCATCGTTGAGTTATTTGAACATTTGAAGGTGAGTGATATTGAGCAACCCCGCTTGAGGCTTTACTGACAATTGTAGGACTTTACATCACGACTGGACGTGTACGTTCAGTATAAAATGGGCAATGCACTGCGAAACAAGGTCGTCAATATTCTCGCGCAACTCTTTGAAGTGTTTGTCTTAGCTGCCAAGGAGGTTCGTCGCGGTCGCTTCAAAGCATACTTCCGTACAGTATTCGGCAAAGGGACACCCGTGCAAGAAGCGCTCGATAAGCTCAAGGCTCTTAACATTGGTGAAGAGAGGCAGGTTCTTGCAGATACTTATGGAGGTGTCAACAAGCTTAATCTCACGACGGAGAATATGCAGAGCAAGCTTGAGGAGATGAACGAGACTATGATGCAGATGAGATCTGAAGGCCGTGAGCGTACTATCGCGGCGCATCAGGATAAACTCAAAGAGATTCTGGACCCTTCTCCGTTTCCTGAGGACTTCTTTGCTATGTTTAACAAGTCACGCGCGGAATCGACCGGAGATTGGATCCTTACAGATGGTGGATTTAACGCTTGGCTCGATAGGAAGACCAACTTCCTCTGGATTACAGGTGCAGCAGGTATGTTTCACCAGTCTTAATACTTAGACATTTACTAACACCGTCACAGGAACTGGAAAGTCGTATTTGACCACTACACTCGTGTCTTGGGGCACAGAGCATATCCCGCATCTTGCGTACTTCTACTTCAGAGACAACAATCCCGAGACTCGTTCAGTTCTCCAAGCTCTCCGCGATCTCGCCTACCAACTAAGCGAGAGCGATCCCTTTTacgccaagaagcttctcaagaatcTTCGTAGCATTGATGAGATCCGCACCATCCCCAGTGCTTATCGAAAACTCTTCGTACAACCGTtccagcaagaagagcaacagaAGGCGATTTACATCTTCCTCGATGGTATCGATGAGGCGGATTCTGCTGAAGTCGAGGAACTACTCCAGCAAATGGGCTCAGATGATGAGTCTGACAAGAGACCGAAGCATGTCACCCTTCAAGTTGCTCTTATTGGAAGGACGTACATGACTGAGGCTGTTACGTATACCCTTGATCCAGGAAACCGAGGAACTCAAGTCATCACAACACTTCACGTCACACCTGACCGCAACGCGGAGGATGTCAAGTTATACATTGAGAACAGTGTCTGGCACCTTCGCAACCTGAGCCGCACACCTCCAGACTTTAGACAAAAGATCATTGACGCCATGATCAAACAAGCCGATGGTCTCTTCATTCTCGCAAAGTTTATGCTGGAAGACATCAGTCGCAAGCGGCACCCTCAGAGCATCCTTACCAGTCTGCAGTCATATCCCAAGGAGATCAACGGTATTATTGGACAAACACTCAAGAACCTTTCCGAGACACTGTACGAAGACCAGACGAGAGACTTAAATGAAATGCTCCAGTGGGTCGCATGCGCAGAAGAGGTTCTATCGCTTGAGCAATTAGAAGCAGTCCTCATCATGCGCTTCGGAGATCCCCCcttccatcttgaagaaACCCTGCGTGGTCAATACGCATGTTTCTTTGAACTCGAGCGCGAAGACGGTTTAACAACTGACGATCTCATTCGAGAACATGAGAAGCAACAACGCATTAAGAACGGCGATCTAGGCTCAGGCAGACGTTCAAGCTCAGCAAGTCGTCCGGGATCAGGACGAAGTGGAAGTCCCAAGAGCCCAACAGTCTTCGGTCGAAGTCCCGACCTTGGTCGAAACCTATCTCCTTTACGTCGCACGAGTCCGATACAGGCTTTGGGCCCTGGACGAGGAAGTCCCGGCCGCGGCGTGAGTCCAGCTGCCAATTCTGATCTCTTTGATCCGATGAGTGAGATGGATTTTCGGTCGAGCAAGACGAACACGTGGATTACTTTCTTCCACTCTTCCGTCAAGGAGTTTT
This region includes:
- a CDS encoding S-adenosyl-L-methionine-dependent methyltransferase — translated: MAQPQQVDPAAIVPDNTIEDTDSSLGEDLQSSTASISSSILNYRRENGRTYHAYKDGKYALPNDEAENERLDLQHNLFLLTFDDKLGLAPPNKPDAKVKHVLDIGTGTGIWAIDYADEHPEAQVIIVPPNVNFVIDDIEDEWTYSQPFDYIHSRVMTSCIADWGDYLTKCFSNLVPGGYLEIQEVDINIKSDDGSLSPDNIMLKSLALLNEASVMFGRPYLDILSLVDIMKNVGFKDVVVEKFKWPINSWPRDKKAKLLGSWCYTNMACGLEAFTMAPLTRAHGWTPEEVNLWLVHQRKAMADRNTHAYWPLQASGNFGTPITVALTKAGFNITIITRNESKSTFPDGIPVIRIDYTLDALTQALSGQDAVVCVVGPAGITLQATMIDAALAAGVKRFIVDDYGWGPEFRSYPEFEGVRAQRTVGVDRAKEHAAANPNFTWTSIATGNPIDWALKRFPTMGFDIKNRNAIIYDRGEEYFTGTTLEGIGQSVVGVLQHPEETVNHHVKVLSIKTCQNELLEAFQEGTGSEWDVQRRTSRELIDGARKKRDNGEGGWILDLAVAQLYEAAEGGKARCIVAPSWEESDSGLLGVTKETPKSIIASVLDGI